The stretch of DNA GGTTTTTGACCACGGGCTTTTATACGGCGACGGTGTATTTGAGGGCATCCGGGCATATGACCGGCTGGTCTTTAAACTAAAAGAGCATATCGTGCGGTTGTATGAATCCGCGCATTCGATAATGCTCAAGATCAATATTACCCAGGAACAGATGATCAAGGCCGTCGTCCAGACCCTAAAAGCAAATAATCTGGATAACGCCTATATCCGTCTGATAGTGACCAGAGGTGCGGGCGATCTTGGGCTTGACCCGCGTAAATGCAACGGCAACAGCACGGTTATTATTATCGCCGATAAGATCGCGCTTTATCCGGAAAAATTGTATAAAGAGGGGATGGAGATCATTACCGTGCCTACTGTGCGCAATATGCCGGAGATGGTCAACCCTCAGATAAAGTCGCTGAATTACCTGAATAATATCCTGGCCAAGATCGAGGCGTTGAACTGCGGTTATGATGAAGCGATAATGATGGATTCGCTGGGTTATGTCGCGGAATGCACAGGGGACAATATCTTTATCGTCAAGAACAGCGAACTGTACACCCCGCCGCAGTGCATGGGGACTTTAAGAGGTATTACCCGCGACGCGGTGTTGGAGATCGCTTCCCGGGCAAAGATCCCGGTGCATGAGCATGTCCTTACCCGGCATGAGGTTTATATAGCCGATGAAAGTTTCCTTACCGGCACCGCCGCGGAGGTCATTCCCGTGGTCAAGGTGGACGGCCGGATGATAGGCAAGGCCAAGCCCGGCAAGGTTACCCTGGAATTAATGAGGCTGTTCAAGAAGATGACCCAAAAATACGGAGTGAAGTATTGATGTTGTGCGACAACTGCAAGAAAAATCCGGCTACAGTGCATCTGACTGAGATAGTCGATGAGCAAATGACCGAGTTGCATCTGTGCGAGGAATGCGCCAAGAAGAAGAGCAGCCAGATGGAACAGCAGTTCGGGCTCTCCGATCTTTTGGCCGGATTGGCGGATTTCGAAAAGCCGGTAGAAGATAAAGAGGCCGTGTCTATCCAGTGTCCTAACTGCGGGCTTACGTACAAGGATTTCAAGAAGATAGGCAGGTTGGGCTGCAGCGAATGTTACGACACGTTCAAGAAATTCCTTTCGCCTCTTTTGAAGAGGATACACGGCTCAAGCGCTCATTGCGGCAAATGCCCGGTCAAGGCCGGCAAGCCTTCGAAGAAGGAGCTTGACCTGGTGGACCTGCGTTTAAGGCTGCAGAAGGCGGTTGAGGCTGAAGAATATGAGGAAGCGGCGAAACTGCGCGACCGTATAAAACAGATCCAGGATAAAAAGGCGCAAGCCGAAGATAAAGGGCTTGAAAGTTAATATGGTGCTTAACGACCTGTTAAATCATACCAGCGAGTGGCTTAAAGGGACGGGGCCTAACTCCGATATTGTTATTTCCAGCCGGATCCGTTTTGCCCGCAACCTGGATAAAACGCCTTTTCCCCACTGGGCCGATAAGAAACAGTCTAAGAATGTCCTGGATACGGTAGTAAAAGGCGCTGGCGAATGCGATTATCTTAAGCGCACCACTGTTTTTGAACTGGTTGATATGGATAACGTGGATAAGCAATTCCTGATCGAACGCCACCTGATGTCCTATGAACATGCGCAGAAGAACGAGTCCAAGGCGGTAATAATAGATGACGAGGAGATAATTGCGTTGATGGTCAATGAAGAAGACCATTTAAGGCTGCAGGTTATGCAGTCCGGTTTCAACCTTTATGAATGCTGGAATATCATAAACAGCATAGACGACAGCCTCTCTAAGAAGTTATCTTACGCCTTTCAGCCTGATTGGGGGTATTTGACCGCCTGTCCGACCAATACCGGAACAGGCATGCGCGGATCGGTGATGCTGCATCTTCCCGCGCTGGTGATGGCCAGGCAGATAAATCAGGTGCTGGCGGCCATATCCAAGCTTAGTTTTACCGCCCGGGGTTTATACGGGGAAGGCACCCAGGCGATGGGCAACTTTTTTCAGGTTTCCAACCAGGTATCTTTGGGGCACAGCGAAACCGAGATAATTGAGAATATAAACAGCCTGATCCGCCAGATCATCGAGCAGGAAAATCAGGCCAGGGATGTCATACTTAATCAGAATAAGGCGCTGTTGGAAGATAAGATCAACCGCAGCTACGGCATCCTGAAGAGCGCGCACATAATCACCAGCCAGGAGACCACTGATTTGATGTCCCTGGTCAGGTTGGGCTGCGATATGGGCATTATAAGGGATATAGACCGCAGGACGGTAAATGAGTTGTTCATTATTACCCAGCCCGCGCATTTACAGAAGATAGAGGGGAAAAAACTTTCCGCGCAGGAAAGGGATTTGAAGAGGGCGGAACTTATCCGCAACCGGCTGAATAAGTCATAATAATAACCATTCAATAACAAGGGGTAGAGCAATGTTTAACCGATTTACTGAACGCGCCAGGAAAGTGATCATTTTAGCTAAAGAAGAGGCAAAGCGTTTTAACCACGATTACATCGGGACTGAGCATATACTTTTAGGTTTGATCCGCGAGGGCGAAGGCGTAGCCGCCAATGTCCTGGAAAAGATGGGGGTTTCCCTGGAAAATATCCGGATCGAGATCGAGAAATTGGTTCAGCCGGGTCCGGCTACCCAGATAATGGGCGATCTGCCTTTTACGCCCCGGGCCAAGAAGGCCTTGGAATTATCCGCGGAAGAAGCCAGAGCCCTGGGGCATAATTATATCGGGACCGAGCATTTATTGCTGGGGTTGATCCGTGAGGAAGAGGGCGTGGCTTCCCAGGTATTGCTCAATCTGGGGTTGGATCTGAGCACGGTCAGGAATAAGATAATGGAAGTCCTGGGCTCTGAATTGCCGGGATTCGGCGCTCAGGCCGCGGCCAAGACAAAGACCCCTGCGCTGGACGCGTTCGGTCGGGACCTTACTGTTCTGGCCCGGGAAAATAAGCTTGACCCGGTGATCGACCGTAAGAATGAGATCGAGCGGGTCATCCAGATATTAAGCCGCAGGACCAAGAATAATCCGGTTTTATTGGGCGAGGCGGGCGTTGGTAAAACCGCTATTGTCGAGGGTCTGGCCCAGTCGGTCATTGCCGGTAATGTCCCGGAGTTATTAAGGCATAAGCGCCTTATTGTCCTGGACCTGGCTTTGATGGTAGCCGGAACCAAATACCGCGGCCAGTTCGAGGAAAGGATAAAAGCGGTAATGGAGGAGATAAAGCGTTCGCAGGATGTGATCATTTTTATCGACGAACTGCATACCCTGGTCGGAGCAGGTGCCGCCGAAGGCGCGATAGACGCGTCCAATATCCTTAAACCCGCGCTTTCCCGCGGTGAGATACAGTGCATCGGCGCTACCACTATGGATGAATACCGCAAGTATATTGAGAAAGACGCTGCGCTGGAACGCCGGTTCCAGACCATAATGGTCGAGCCTCCTTCAGTCGAGCAGACCATAGATATATTGAAAGGGTTGCGCGAGAAGTACGAGGCGCACCATAAAGTCATCTATACGGATGAGGCATTGGGCGCGGCGGCAAAGCTTTCCGACCGCTACATATCCGGCAGGTTTATGCCGGATAAGGCCATTGATCTGATCGATGAGGCCGGTTCGCGCGCCCGGCTGAACGTTCTGGTAGTGCCGCCGGAGATAAAAGAATTCGAGGCGAAAGTCGAGTCTCTGAAAAAGGAAAAAGAGGTCCATATCAAGAACCAGGATTTCGAGAAGGCCGCGGCTTTAAGGGACCAGGAAAGGATCGCCAGGGAAGAACTGGAACGTTTGAACCGGGAATGGAGCCAGACAAAAGATAAGATCAAGCCGGAGTTGACCGAAGAGGATATGGCCAAGATCGTCTCTCAATGGACCGGCGTTCCTTTGTTCCGGCTGGAAGAAAAAGAAGGCGAGAAGCTTTTGAAGATAGAGGAAGAATTGCATAAACACGTGGTCGGCCAGGAAGAGGCGATATCCGCGATAGCCCATGCGGTCAGGCGTTCTCGCGCCGGGATAAAAGACCCGCGCAGGCCGATCGGCTCTTTCATATTCCTGGGGCCGACCGGAGTGGGAAAGACGCTGTTAGCCAGGGCGTTGGCGGAATATATGTTCGGCGATGAAGACGCGTTGATCCAGCTGGATATGTCCGAATATATGGAAAAATTCAACGTTTCGCGTTTGATCGGAGCGCCTCCGGGATACGTAGGGTATGAAGAGGGGGGGCAGCTTACCGAGAAAGTAAGGCGCAGGCCGTATTCGGTGATCCTTCTTGACGAGATCGAAAAAGCCCATCCGGACGTGTTCAATCTGCTCCTGCAGGCGTTCGAGGATGGAAGGCTTACCGACAGTTTTGCCCGCAAGGTGGATTTTCGCAATACTATAATGATAATGACTTCTAACGTCGGAGCTGAGCTTATTCGTAAATCCGGGGCTATCGGTTTTAAGAACCAAAAGGAAGAAGTGACCTACCAGGATATGAAGGGAAAGCTTCTGGAAGAGGTGAAGCGCACTTTTAAGCCGGAATTCCTCAACCGTATAGACGATATTATAGTCTTCCGGCCTTTGGTGAAAGAGGACCTGGTAAAGATCGTGGATATCGAGATCGCGCATGTGGCTGAACGGTTGAAGGAACAGGATATAATGCTGGAGGTTTCCCAGGAAGCCAAGGAATTCCTTATCGAGAAGGGCTTTGATCCGGTGTTCGGGGCAAGGCCGCTTAAAAGGACTATCCAGCGGTTCCTGGAGGATCCTTTGGCCTCGGAGATAATCTCCAAGAAATTCAAAGGCAATATGACCATAAAGGTCAGCCGTAAGAACGAAGACCTGGTTTTTGAAATATGATAAATAGAATAATAGACAGAACGTCTGCCCGGCTGGAAGAGTTCCTTTATTTCCTGGGCGGTATGGCGAAATTGATCTCCCAGACTTTTGTCTGGACATTCATTCCGCCTTACAGTCGGAAGCGCATATTCGAGCAGGCCAAGAAAGCCGGGTTGGATAGTTTGCCGATAATCGGGCTGATCTCGTTCTTTTTGGGGGTTATCTTTGCTTTCCAGATATCCTATTTGATGCGCAGGCTGGGCTCGGAATTGTACATCGCCAGCATTGTTTCTCTGGCTATTGTCCGGGAGCTCGGACCGGTAATAACCAGCCTGGTAGTGGCCGGCAGGGTAGGGGCAGCGATCACCGCGGAGATCGGCTCTATGCAGGTCACCGAACAGGTCGACGCCTTGGAGACTCTGGCCGCGAATCCGGTAAAATACCTGGTAGTGCCGCGTTTCATAGCGCTGACCCTGATGCTGCCGATATTGACCCTTTTCGCGGATGTCATCGGGATCTTCGGCGGATGGCTTATCTGCGTGGCCAAGTTGGGCATATCTTCGCAGATGTACCTGAATATCACTATCGACGCTTTGATGTTCAAGGATATATTCACCGGTCTGGCCAAGACGATATTCTTCGGGAT from Candidatus Omnitrophota bacterium encodes:
- the ilvE gene encoding branched-chain-amino-acid transaminase; this translates as MKIYINGKFYDKENAKISVFDHGLLYGDGVFEGIRAYDRLVFKLKEHIVRLYESAHSIMLKINITQEQMIKAVVQTLKANNLDNAYIRLIVTRGAGDLGLDPRKCNGNSTVIIIADKIALYPEKLYKEGMEIITVPTVRNMPEMVNPQIKSLNYLNNILAKIEALNCGYDEAIMMDSLGYVAECTGDNIFIVKNSELYTPPQCMGTLRGITRDAVLEIASRAKIPVHEHVLTRHEVYIADESFLTGTAAEVIPVVKVDGRMIGKAKPGKVTLELMRLFKKMTQKYGVKY
- a CDS encoding UvrB/UvrC motif-containing protein; this encodes MLCDNCKKNPATVHLTEIVDEQMTELHLCEECAKKKSSQMEQQFGLSDLLAGLADFEKPVEDKEAVSIQCPNCGLTYKDFKKIGRLGCSECYDTFKKFLSPLLKRIHGSSAHCGKCPVKAGKPSKKELDLVDLRLRLQKAVEAEEYEEAAKLRDRIKQIQDKKAQAEDKGLES
- a CDS encoding protein arginine kinase encodes the protein MKVNMVLNDLLNHTSEWLKGTGPNSDIVISSRIRFARNLDKTPFPHWADKKQSKNVLDTVVKGAGECDYLKRTTVFELVDMDNVDKQFLIERHLMSYEHAQKNESKAVIIDDEEIIALMVNEEDHLRLQVMQSGFNLYECWNIINSIDDSLSKKLSYAFQPDWGYLTACPTNTGTGMRGSVMLHLPALVMARQINQVLAAISKLSFTARGLYGEGTQAMGNFFQVSNQVSLGHSETEIIENINSLIRQIIEQENQARDVILNQNKALLEDKINRSYGILKSAHIITSQETTDLMSLVRLGCDMGIIRDIDRRTVNELFIITQPAHLQKIEGKKLSAQERDLKRAELIRNRLNKS
- a CDS encoding ATP-dependent Clp protease ATP-binding subunit, with amino-acid sequence MFNRFTERARKVIILAKEEAKRFNHDYIGTEHILLGLIREGEGVAANVLEKMGVSLENIRIEIEKLVQPGPATQIMGDLPFTPRAKKALELSAEEARALGHNYIGTEHLLLGLIREEEGVASQVLLNLGLDLSTVRNKIMEVLGSELPGFGAQAAAKTKTPALDAFGRDLTVLARENKLDPVIDRKNEIERVIQILSRRTKNNPVLLGEAGVGKTAIVEGLAQSVIAGNVPELLRHKRLIVLDLALMVAGTKYRGQFEERIKAVMEEIKRSQDVIIFIDELHTLVGAGAAEGAIDASNILKPALSRGEIQCIGATTMDEYRKYIEKDAALERRFQTIMVEPPSVEQTIDILKGLREKYEAHHKVIYTDEALGAAAKLSDRYISGRFMPDKAIDLIDEAGSRARLNVLVVPPEIKEFEAKVESLKKEKEVHIKNQDFEKAAALRDQERIAREELERLNREWSQTKDKIKPELTEEDMAKIVSQWTGVPLFRLEEKEGEKLLKIEEELHKHVVGQEEAISAIAHAVRRSRAGIKDPRRPIGSFIFLGPTGVGKTLLARALAEYMFGDEDALIQLDMSEYMEKFNVSRLIGAPPGYVGYEEGGQLTEKVRRRPYSVILLDEIEKAHPDVFNLLLQAFEDGRLTDSFARKVDFRNTIMIMTSNVGAELIRKSGAIGFKNQKEEVTYQDMKGKLLEEVKRTFKPEFLNRIDDIIVFRPLVKEDLVKIVDIEIAHVAERLKEQDIMLEVSQEAKEFLIEKGFDPVFGARPLKRTIQRFLEDPLASEIISKKFKGNMTIKVSRKNEDLVFEI
- a CDS encoding ABC transporter permease, with the translated sequence MINRIIDRTSARLEEFLYFLGGMAKLISQTFVWTFIPPYSRKRIFEQAKKAGLDSLPIIGLISFFLGVIFAFQISYLMRRLGSELYIASIVSLAIVRELGPVITSLVVAGRVGAAITAEIGSMQVTEQVDALETLAANPVKYLVVPRFIALTLMLPILTLFADVIGIFGGWLICVAKLGISSQMYLNITIDALMFKDIFTGLAKTIFFGMIIAFVSCYEGFNVKGGAEGVGKATTQSVVVSFILIIACDCFFTALFYFIFP